The following proteins are encoded in a genomic region of Sorangiineae bacterium MSr12523:
- a CDS encoding GAF domain-containing protein, with translation MSEGIVFPGHDLVSATRGDLLPESARLERLDVALPQILAAVDGETDPIVIQATLSALLWETLPQTSWVGFYRRVAPSTLAVGPYQGPMGCLRIDFNRGVCGACARTNETQLVPDVRVFPDHIACDDATLSELVLPVRDSNGRVQAVLDLDARMLSGFSQAEATRLESLLSQAFPKSVLWPTWE, from the coding sequence ATGAGCGAAGGCATCGTGTTTCCCGGTCATGATTTGGTCTCTGCAACGCGTGGAGACCTATTGCCCGAGTCGGCCCGCCTGGAGCGACTCGACGTTGCCCTCCCCCAAATCCTCGCCGCGGTCGATGGCGAGACGGACCCGATTGTGATCCAGGCAACATTATCGGCACTGTTATGGGAAACGCTACCCCAAACGAGCTGGGTCGGTTTTTACCGCAGAGTGGCCCCGAGTACCCTCGCGGTCGGACCTTATCAAGGGCCGATGGGGTGCCTTCGCATCGACTTCAACCGGGGCGTGTGCGGCGCCTGCGCTCGAACCAACGAGACCCAGCTCGTGCCCGACGTCCGGGTCTTCCCAGACCATATCGCGTGCGACGACGCCACCTTGTCCGAATTGGTGCTGCCCGTCCGCGACAGCAACGGCCGTGTTCAGGCGGTGCTCGATCTGGATGCGCGAATGCTTTCCGGTTTCTCCCAAGCCGAGGCGACCCGGTTGGAATCACTTTTGTCCCAAGCGTTTCCCAAGTCCGTACTTTGGCCTACATGGGAGTGA
- a CDS encoding DUF2974 domain-containing protein: protein MAICVLAAGGWKLLGRNVKSQVECAANMEGCGSGSGGGANGSSSAGGNAESSATGPAGGAARALAFTAADTPGGGSFSEQVSGQAPKPIDGTFADIAADVSRGTPGTGPIDGFTRLTDEQLQAAGIDPSSLRDPSSGFQAGIYRDANGNTVLAYSGSNDLKDWKTNFTQGLGFSDAQYNQAISLAKDAKAAFGDDLVITGHSLGGGLAATGAIATGSPAVTFNASGVNDKTIQRLDLDPDAVRQQAENGQIRRYAVDGEILTNLQEKNIATRGIMPDALGHKITLPDPQPLSGVQKWIPGARTKHGIDLHLIGPVQDSMHKYPPW from the coding sequence GTGGCCATCTGCGTCTTGGCAGCGGGTGGCTGGAAGCTTCTTGGGAGGAACGTCAAATCCCAGGTCGAGTGTGCGGCCAACATGGAGGGCTGCGGCAGCGGCAGTGGGGGCGGTGCAAACGGCTCCTCCTCCGCCGGCGGAAACGCGGAGTCCTCGGCGACGGGGCCCGCGGGCGGAGCGGCGCGAGCCCTCGCGTTCACGGCGGCCGACACGCCGGGCGGCGGATCGTTCAGCGAGCAAGTGAGCGGTCAAGCTCCGAAGCCCATCGACGGCACCTTCGCCGACATCGCCGCGGACGTTTCGCGAGGCACCCCCGGCACCGGGCCAATCGACGGGTTCACCCGATTGACCGACGAGCAATTGCAGGCCGCCGGGATCGACCCCTCCTCGCTGCGCGATCCTTCCAGTGGCTTTCAAGCAGGCATCTACCGCGACGCGAACGGCAACACCGTGCTCGCGTATTCGGGAAGCAACGACTTGAAGGACTGGAAGACGAACTTCACCCAGGGGCTCGGATTCAGCGACGCGCAGTACAACCAGGCCATCTCACTCGCCAAGGATGCGAAGGCCGCCTTCGGCGACGACCTCGTCATCACGGGCCATTCGCTCGGCGGAGGTTTGGCCGCCACCGGTGCGATCGCCACGGGTTCGCCTGCGGTCACCTTCAATGCCTCGGGCGTCAACGACAAGACGATCCAGCGCCTCGACCTCGATCCGGATGCCGTCCGGCAGCAAGCCGAAAACGGACAGATCCGTCGGTACGCCGTCGACGGAGAGATTTTGACGAACCTGCAGGAAAAGAACATCGCAACCAGGGGGATCATGCCCGATGCGCTCGGGCATAAAATCACGCTGCCCGATCCTCAGCCGCTCTCGGGCGTGCAGAAGTGGATTCCGGGTGCGCGCACCAAGCATGGTATAGATTTACACTTGATCGGCCCAGTCCAAGACTCGATGCACAAGTACCCGCCATGGTGA
- a CDS encoding ankyrin repeat domain-containing protein: MVIRISQFSFWPTLLLSVAVLSCNACGKGTEGKKESASVENSIDATQVFADPQAAQVADAAAKGDTARIAQLIKAGANPNAVGDKGTSLLEWAMLNKNKPSFEALLNAGADPTHTDEQGDTVMHYAAKANDAAYLDILIASHRVDVNVPNPVSGTTPLMAALMAEREAQFQKLLQAGANPNTTDRAGNTALHVAAKINENQRVLDLLKAGADPLAKNRQNATFQRYLNMTPSTILSADAKRQREEVMAWLREHNVPVEDAHPKKN; encoded by the coding sequence ATGGTGATCCGTATCTCGCAGTTCTCATTTTGGCCCACGCTCTTGCTGTCCGTCGCGGTGCTGTCGTGCAACGCGTGCGGGAAAGGCACAGAGGGCAAGAAGGAAAGCGCATCGGTGGAGAATTCGATCGACGCGACGCAGGTCTTCGCCGATCCGCAGGCCGCGCAGGTGGCCGACGCCGCGGCCAAAGGAGATACCGCGCGGATCGCGCAGCTGATCAAGGCGGGCGCGAATCCGAATGCTGTCGGCGACAAGGGAACGAGCTTGCTCGAGTGGGCGATGCTCAACAAGAACAAGCCTTCGTTCGAGGCCTTGCTGAACGCGGGCGCGGATCCGACGCACACCGACGAGCAAGGTGACACGGTGATGCACTACGCGGCGAAGGCGAACGACGCGGCGTACCTCGATATCTTGATCGCGTCGCATCGCGTGGACGTGAACGTGCCCAATCCGGTGAGCGGTACGACGCCACTCATGGCCGCCTTGATGGCCGAACGCGAGGCGCAGTTCCAGAAATTGCTCCAGGCGGGGGCCAATCCCAATACGACCGATCGGGCCGGCAATACCGCGTTACACGTGGCCGCGAAGATCAACGAGAACCAACGGGTGCTGGACTTGCTCAAGGCGGGGGCCGATCCGCTGGCTAAAAACCGGCAAAACGCGACGTTTCAGCGTTACCTCAACATGACACCTTCGACCATCTTGTCCGCAGATGCGAAGCGTCAACGCGAAGAGGTCATGGCCTGGCTGCGTGAACACAACGTACCTGTGGAAGACGCGCACCCGAAAAAGAATTAA